The following are from one region of the Nymphaea colorata isolate Beijing-Zhang1983 chromosome 7, ASM883128v2, whole genome shotgun sequence genome:
- the LOC116257766 gene encoding uncharacterized protein LOC116257766 gives MSPPKPFLGILLIVGFLLGFVRSHQNQTQSAYEILESYNFPRGILPKGVKSYVLKDDGSFVVQFGGSCKFQIEAGYTLDYKSRITGVLKYGSLKNLQGVSVKILFFWLGISEVDRGEGNLDFYVGPLSASFGLSNFYESPQCGCGFDCDDVNGGGGSKQLIAVS, from the coding sequence ATGTCTCCACCAAAACCTTTTTTGGGTATACTACTGATTGTTGGATTCTTGTTGGGTTTTGTGAGATCCCATCAAAATCAGACTCAGTCGGCGTATGAAATATTGGAGAGCTACAATTTTCCCAGGGGGATCCTCCCCAAGGGGGTGAAGAGCTACGTTCTGAAAGATGATGGAAGCTTTGTTGTCCAGTTTGGTGGGTCCTGCAAATTCCAGATTGAGGCGGGCTACACGTTGGATTACAAAAGCAGGATCACCGGCGTTCTGAAATATGGGTCGCTGAAGAACTTACAGGGAGTGAGCGTGAAGATCCTCTTCTTCTGGTTAGGCATCTCGGAGGTGGACAGGGGAGAAGGGAATTTGGATTTCTACGTCGGTCCCCTCTCTGCGTCCTTCGGGCTGTCGAATTTCTATGAGTCCCCGCAATGTGGTTGTGGCTTTGATTGCGACGACGTCAATGGTGGAGGCGGCAGCAAGCAGTTGATAGCCGTTTCATAG
- the LOC116257050 gene encoding uncharacterized protein LOC116257050 — MHPPLNLHKHPMCVEIIEQFQKCHMDHPVAKFFGECNDLKVKLDRCFRQERLSRRKQNFEKSKKFKERLWADRLREKEEEHLQTEQFQTQTAKSG; from the exons ATGCATCCTCCTCTTAACTTGCACAAGCATCCAATGTGCGTAGAA ATAATTGAACAGTTTCAGAAATGCCATATGGACCATCCGGTTGCCAAATTTTTCGGTGAATGCAATGATCTCAAAGTAAAGCTTGACCGCTGCTTCAGACAGGAA AGGCTGTCAAGGCGGAAGCAGAACTTTGAGAAAAGCAAGAAGTTCAAGGAAAGATTGTGGGCCGACAGgctaagagagaaagaagaggaacaTCTACAGACAGAACAATTTCAGACCCAGACCGCTAAATCTGGATGA